From the genome of Candidatus Caldatribacterium sp., one region includes:
- a CDS encoding DUF4032 domain-containing protein — protein MPLTKRGNEPIKAFGDISKKLNLSSRVYRGIHPIPVERIVGSVGRAADLLPGFRLRNPDVRYYRIRRAMERGEILPPIIVYKVGDEYYVLDGNHRVAVAKELGMEFIDAEVIEFFPSERRESKTLRAKRMEFENLTGLKGIDASEPRHYDSFLNYIKDYAQRMELFLGRKVPLKEAALNWFLCVYTPAVQAIVEKGLEEAFPGKSLADIFAYIMDYKWYRSQKEGYDIGFDAALEGFVAEIVGKKDGLGEEKRGFMQRVGGLLEEVLPWLKRE, from the coding sequence GTGCCACTGACAAAAAGGGGAAACGAGCCGATCAAGGCTTTTGGGGATATTTCAAAAAAGCTCAACCTCTCCTCTCGGGTGTACCGGGGGATTCATCCCATTCCCGTGGAACGCATTGTTGGGAGTGTGGGAAGGGCTGCGGATCTCCTCCCAGGTTTTCGGCTCCGCAACCCTGATGTACGGTACTATCGCATTCGAAGGGCCATGGAGCGGGGGGAGATTCTTCCCCCAATCATCGTGTACAAAGTGGGGGATGAGTACTACGTCCTTGATGGGAACCACCGGGTGGCGGTGGCAAAGGAACTTGGCATGGAGTTCATCGACGCGGAAGTCATAGAGTTCTTTCCTTCGGAACGCCGGGAGAGCAAGACGCTCCGGGCAAAGAGAATGGAGTTCGAGAATCTCACCGGCCTCAAGGGTATCGATGCCAGTGAGCCTCGACACTACGACTCTTTCCTCAACTACATCAAAGACTATGCCCAGCGCATGGAGCTTTTCTTAGGAAGGAAGGTTCCCCTCAAGGAGGCGGCGCTCAACTGGTTCCTCTGCGTGTACACTCCCGCAGTCCAGGCTATTGTCGAAAAAGGTCTTGAGGAGGCTTTCCCCGGAAAGAGTCTGGCGGATATTTTCGCCTACATCATGGACTACAAGTGGTACCGTAGTCAAAAAGAAGGCTACGATATCGGCTTTGATGCGGCCCTTGAGGGGTTCGTGGCCGAAATCGTTGGGAAAAAGGACGGTCTCGGAGAGGAGAAGAGGGGTTTCATGCAACGGGTTGGGGGACTCCTTGAGGAGGTTCTGCCGTGGCTCAAGAGAGAATGA
- a CDS encoding cytochrome c biogenesis protein CcdA — protein MTELNVLVSFAAGVLSFLSPCVLAIAPAYLGYVAGVGTLQESRKKTILHTVLFVLGFTGVFVFMGVGASLAGGFLFGYRAWFNRIAGAIIVLFGLQVMGIVKIRALYAERRVHLAASFGLLRSFFLGVSFGLGWTPCVGPVLGSILLYVSALGKVWEGGFLLFVYALGLALPFVFLGASFGWATGILRRVQKRGRVVELVSGLLLIGLGVVLLSGKMNVLLSLFGSFNPEAWLSR, from the coding sequence GTGACTGAACTCAATGTCCTTGTAAGTTTTGCAGCTGGAGTCCTATCCTTTCTCTCTCCATGTGTTCTGGCCATTGCCCCAGCGTACCTCGGATACGTTGCCGGAGTGGGAACCTTACAGGAGAGCCGAAAAAAGACCATCCTCCATACGGTGCTCTTTGTCCTTGGTTTCACGGGAGTTTTTGTCTTCATGGGTGTGGGGGCTTCTCTTGCGGGAGGATTCCTCTTTGGGTACCGAGCCTGGTTCAATCGCATTGCAGGGGCTATTATTGTTCTCTTCGGGCTCCAGGTTATGGGGATTGTGAAAATCCGGGCCCTTTACGCAGAACGGCGGGTGCATCTTGCTGCGTCGTTCGGATTGCTTCGGAGCTTCTTTCTCGGCGTCTCTTTTGGCCTTGGATGGACCCCCTGTGTTGGTCCGGTGCTTGGGTCCATTCTCCTTTACGTTTCGGCTCTTGGGAAGGTTTGGGAAGGGGGATTTCTCCTTTTCGTGTACGCCCTGGGGCTTGCCCTGCCTTTTGTGTTCCTGGGGGCCTCCTTTGGGTGGGCGACCGGAATCCTCCGCCGGGTCCAGAAGCGGGGACGAGTGGTGGAACTCGTGAGCGGTCTTCTCCTTATAGGTTTAGGGGTTGTTCTTCTTTCCGGGAAGATGAACGTGCTCTTGAGCCTTTTTGGATCGTTTAATCCTGAAGCATGGCTTTCTCGGTAA